A region of the bacterium genome:
CGCGTCGCAGACCTCCACGGTGTTGGCCTTCGACTCCTGCGAGACGGTCACCCCGACGGCGAAATCGCCGTCCAGGTGGCGGCCGTATTCCAGGGGCGGCTCGCGGTAGAGCACGTCGGCCACGTCGTCGACGCGCAGCCCGTCGGCGCGCAGGGGCAGGCCGCGGATCTGTTCGACCGTGGACAGGGTGCCCACGGTGCGCAGGGTATAGCGCGAATCGCCTTCGACGATCCGGCCAAGCGATTGGTCGAAGTTGCCGCCGCGCAGTATCCGGGCCACGCTGCGCACGTCGATGTTGTGCAGTTCCAGGTCCGCGATCCGTAGGTTGATGCGCACCTCGCGGGGGTTCACGCCGTCCAGGCGCACCTGCGCCACGCCGGGGATGCGCTCCAGCGGCCGGATGATCTTGCGGTCGAGCAGGTCGTAGCTCTCGGACAGGTCGCGCGGGGAGCTGAGGCGGCCCTCGAGGACGGGCATGTCGGCGTCGCGGGCGTCCCAGTTGGAGCTGACCTGGATGTCGCCCATGTCGTCCGGCAGTTCGCCCCTGATCCGATCCAGGCGCTCCCAGACGTCCACGCGCGCCAGGTGCATGTCCATGCCCCAGTCGAAGCCCAGCCGGATGCGGCCGCCGTCGGTGCCGCAGCGGGACCACATGGTCTGCAGACCCTTGACCGAGCCCAGGGCGTCCTCGACGGGACGCACGATCATGCGCTCGACCTGTTCGGGCGAGGCGTTGTCGTAGGGCAGGTTGACGAACAGTTCCGGCTCGACGATGTCGGGCATGAACGCCAGGGGCAGACGCGCCAGCGCCACGCAGCCCAGCACCACCATGCTCAGCAGCAGCATCAGCGCGGTCACGGGACGTCGTATCGCGATCTCGGGCAGGGTCACGCCGCGCCCTCCCCTTCCGGATCTTCCGGCCGCTCGGTGGCATCCACCCGCGACGGCACCGCCTGGTAGGCCGCGGGGATCACGACCAGCGTCAGCAGGGTGCTCAGCAGCAGGCCGCTGGCGACGGTGATGGCCAAGGGGGAGCGCAGCTCGGCGCCCTCGCCCCAGGCCAGGGCCATGGGGGTCAGGCCGAGGATGGTCGTCAGCGTGGTCAACAGGATGGGTCTCAGCCGGAGGTGTCCGGCGCGGATCACGGCCTCGGACTTCTCGACGCCGGCGCGGCGCAGCCGGTTGACGGTGTCGATCAGCACGATGGCGTTGTTGACCACGATGCCCACGAGCATCACCGCGCCGATCAGCACGATCACGGTGACGGTCGTGCCGGTGATCAGCAGGCCGGCCACCACGCCGACGAGCGCCAGGGGGATCGTGGACATCACCAGCAGCGGGTGCAGGAAGGACTCGAAGGTGGCCGCCATCACGAGGTAGACGAGGAAGATGGCCAGGGCGATGGCGAAGCGCAGGCTGGCGAAGCTTTGCTCCATCTCCTCGTGCTGACCGCCCAGTTCCACGCTCAGGCCGGCCGGCGGCGGCGTGGCGGCCACGATGCGCGCGACGTCCACGATCGCGCTGCCCAGGCTGCGTCCCTCCAGGTTGGCCGACACCACGGCCGCGCGCTGCTGCTGCAGGCGATGGATCTCGGCGGGGCCGCGGGCCTCGGTCACGTCGGCCACGGCCAGCAGGCGCAGGGGTTCGCCGCCGGGGCCGGGCAGCACCAGGTTGCGCACGTCGCGTACGGATGCGCGATCCTGCTCGCGGTTGCGGATGCGGATGTCGATCTGGCGGTCCTCCT
Encoded here:
- a CDS encoding efflux RND transporter permease subunit — encoded protein: LLRGALRRKAATLLIGFGLFFASLYAVRWLGNELIPQMSEGEFFFEVNLPEGASLAATDRTMAVMEEAASAEPAVARNYATVGSRLVSGGLSINTKAENLGQLNVVLDADVRGEAEAAVADRLRARFQTLPDLEVKFGRPAYFSLKTPVEVIVFGDDLDALRTYSLELSRELEAVPGLVDVRSSLEAGNPELQVVFDRERLASLGLDMGVLSETLKNRVLGVVPTRFKEEDRQIDIRIRNREQDRASVRDVRNLVLPGPGGEPLRLLAVADVTEARGPAEIHRLQQQRAAVVSANLEGRSLGSAIVDVARIVAATPPPAGLSVELGGQHEEMEQSFASLRFAIALAIFLVYLVMAATFESFLHPLLVMSTIPLALVGVVAGLLITGTTVTVIVLIGAVMLVGIVVNNAIVLIDTVNRLRRAGVEKSEAVIRAGHLRLRPILLTTLTTILGLTPMALAWGEGAELRSPLAITVASGLLLSTLLTLVVIPAAYQAVPSRVDATERPEDPEGEGAA